A portion of the Acidisarcina polymorpha genome contains these proteins:
- a CDS encoding glycosyltransferase family 2 protein — protein sequence MPRYSVVVPFHNEEENVTALYDRLKAVMEQVGESFELVLVDDGSTDRSYKLLEEIAAVDSRVLVVKLRRNFGQTSALAAGFDHAQGEYILAMDGDLQHDPAEIPAFLEKLEEGYDVVSGWRKERVDNAIMRKFPSRCANWLMAKLSGVDIHDFGTTFKAYRREVIHNIPLYGEMHRFIPALASWYGASICEIPIKNVHRERGQSHYGISRTFRVFFDLLTIRFLLKYMSRPLHFFGSLGALGILLGGMVSFFLACLKLFTHQNVMDQHGPLFVVAGILILAGIQLLAIGLLGELQVRHYHTASHRAPYAIDRLVRLRAPEEPSMLREE from the coding sequence ATGCCGAGATATTCCGTTGTCGTCCCTTTCCATAACGAAGAAGAAAATGTAACCGCGCTCTATGACCGGCTCAAGGCGGTTATGGAACAAGTGGGCGAGAGCTTTGAACTGGTGCTGGTCGACGACGGGTCGACCGACCGCAGCTACAAGCTGCTGGAAGAGATTGCCGCGGTCGACAGCCGGGTTCTGGTGGTCAAGCTTCGGCGCAACTTTGGCCAGACTTCGGCGCTGGCAGCAGGGTTCGATCATGCGCAGGGCGAATACATCCTGGCGATGGATGGTGATCTGCAACATGACCCGGCGGAGATACCTGCATTCCTCGAAAAGCTGGAAGAGGGTTATGACGTTGTTAGCGGCTGGCGCAAAGAGCGAGTGGACAATGCCATCATGCGCAAATTCCCATCGCGCTGTGCAAACTGGCTGATGGCCAAGCTCTCCGGAGTCGACATTCATGACTTCGGCACCACCTTCAAGGCCTACCGGCGCGAAGTTATTCATAATATTCCGCTCTACGGCGAAATGCACCGATTCATCCCCGCGCTGGCATCCTGGTACGGCGCAAGCATCTGCGAGATTCCGATCAAGAACGTTCACCGTGAACGCGGACAGTCCCATTATGGAATCTCGCGGACGTTCCGAGTGTTTTTCGACCTGCTGACGATTCGGTTCCTGCTGAAGTACATGAGCCGTCCACTCCACTTTTTCGGTTCCCTCGGCGCTCTTGGTATTTTGCTGGGTGGAATGGTCTCGTTCTTTTTGGCTTGCCTGAAGCTCTTCACCCACCAGAACGTGATGGATCAGCATGGACCGTTATTCGTGGTTGCCGGCATTCTGATCCTGGCGGGCATACAGCTGCTGGCGATCGGGCTGCTGGGTGAGTTGCAAGTGCGCCATTATCATACGGCCTCCCATCGTGCTCCTTACGCAATCGACCGTCTGGTTCGGCTGCGCGCCCCTGAAGAGCCGAGCATGCTGCGCGAGGAATAA
- a CDS encoding threonine aldolase family protein: protein MATQPLVVDEVISWPNVGVIDLRSDTVTKPTPAMRAAMAAAEVGDDVYGEDPTVNRLEERAAEVFQREAAIFVPTGTMGNQIAIRLHTQHGQEVICESRAHIVDWELAMVAAFSGCQLRTLPAERGILTWDAIRTAILPKIYYRTTTGLISLENTHNRGGGTVTPLDTLEEIWAGAKAAGLPVHLDGARVFHAATYLGIPVAALTRGFDTVMFCLSKGLCAPVGSMLAGSRELIDRARIFRKSLGGGLRQAGVLAAAGLIALDEMTLRLGEDHANARLLAEGLAKIPQVEIDLGAVQTNLVIFTLRDGEDYDGLVTRLKRRGVLASAVNPPGIRLVTHHDVDREACERALAILVEEIQKG from the coding sequence ATGGCAACACAACCTCTAGTAGTAGATGAAGTCATATCGTGGCCCAATGTGGGAGTCATCGATCTTCGCAGCGATACCGTGACTAAGCCAACGCCTGCTATGCGGGCAGCAATGGCGGCGGCTGAAGTTGGCGATGATGTGTATGGAGAAGACCCCACGGTGAACCGGCTGGAAGAGCGGGCGGCAGAGGTCTTTCAGCGCGAGGCTGCCATCTTTGTGCCGACCGGTACCATGGGAAATCAGATTGCCATCCGGCTGCATACTCAGCATGGACAGGAAGTTATTTGCGAGTCCCGCGCGCACATCGTGGACTGGGAGTTGGCGATGGTCGCGGCATTTTCCGGCTGCCAGCTGAGAACGTTGCCCGCGGAACGAGGCATCCTTACCTGGGACGCTATCCGGACCGCGATTCTGCCGAAGATCTACTACCGAACGACGACCGGGTTGATTTCTCTTGAAAACACCCACAATCGCGGTGGTGGAACCGTCACCCCTCTGGATACTTTGGAGGAGATTTGGGCGGGAGCAAAGGCTGCCGGCCTGCCAGTCCACCTGGATGGAGCGCGGGTCTTTCATGCCGCCACCTATCTCGGCATACCTGTGGCGGCACTGACTCGGGGCTTCGATACGGTGATGTTTTGCCTCTCCAAAGGGCTATGCGCGCCGGTTGGATCGATGCTGGCGGGGAGCCGGGAGTTGATTGACCGCGCGAGGATTTTCCGGAAATCACTCGGGGGCGGATTGCGACAGGCCGGGGTGCTGGCAGCAGCGGGACTCATCGCGCTCGATGAAATGACATTGCGGCTCGGCGAAGACCACGCCAATGCACGGTTGCTGGCGGAAGGGCTGGCGAAGATTCCTCAGGTGGAGATCGATTTGGGTGCGGTGCAAACCAACCTGGTGATTTTCACTCTGCGAGACGGCGAGGACTACGACGGTCTGGTCACCAGACTGAAGCGCAGGGGTGTGCTGGCAAGCGCGGTCAATCCTCCTGGAATTCGATTGGTGACTCATCACGACGTGGACCGCGAAGCCTGCGAGCGGGCTTTGGCGATTCTGGTTGAGGAGATCCAGAAAGGCTGA
- the hemW gene encoding radical SAM family heme chaperone HemW codes for METLGIYISVPFCRSKCSYCNFASGVFPESYQQRYVDRLLSDIREIGIQAAAMGVSLPRVVNSLYFGGGTPSILAPALLHELFAVLRSGFRFSADAEITMECAPGQLADDVLAGVVECGVNRFSFGVQSFVDREASSTGRLHNRATALCDIERVLAAGIRSVNADLIAGLPHQTAESWRESLEVLLASGVDHASVYMLEVDEDSRLGRELIERGSRYHAASVPSDDQTADFYLEAVEVLNRNGLTQYEISNFARPGTASIHNKKYWQRQPYVGFGLDAHSMLRADDGNPVRFRMGDDMQGFLNGSGFAEVQPVPRSEALEEAWFLGLRMNDGVALRDLVGEFGTVAICSHDSVLNELSSTGLLEINDGRVRLTDRGRLLSNEVFESFLVEKQNHLTELVTID; via the coding sequence ATGGAAACCCTCGGAATCTATATTTCGGTGCCGTTTTGCCGTTCGAAATGCAGCTACTGTAACTTTGCCTCGGGAGTGTTTCCAGAGAGCTACCAACAGCGCTATGTGGATCGCCTCTTATCGGACATTCGCGAGATCGGGATCCAGGCTGCCGCCATGGGGGTTTCTCTGCCGCGGGTGGTCAACAGCCTTTATTTTGGGGGCGGAACCCCGAGCATTCTGGCGCCGGCTCTGCTTCATGAGCTGTTCGCTGTCTTGAGATCAGGCTTTCGATTCTCGGCCGATGCTGAAATTACGATGGAGTGCGCACCGGGTCAATTGGCGGACGACGTCCTGGCTGGTGTGGTGGAGTGTGGCGTCAATCGTTTCAGTTTCGGGGTGCAGTCGTTTGTCGACAGGGAAGCGTCGTCTACGGGAAGACTACACAATCGAGCGACCGCACTCTGCGATATCGAACGCGTGCTAGCGGCTGGCATACGCTCGGTCAACGCCGACTTGATTGCCGGCCTGCCGCACCAGACAGCGGAATCATGGCGCGAGTCCCTCGAGGTGCTGCTCGCATCAGGCGTGGACCATGCCAGCGTTTACATGCTCGAGGTTGACGAGGATTCGCGTCTGGGCCGGGAGTTGATCGAACGCGGCAGCCGATATCATGCAGCATCAGTCCCGTCTGATGATCAAACCGCCGACTTTTATTTGGAAGCCGTTGAGGTATTGAACCGCAATGGCTTAACCCAGTATGAAATCTCGAACTTCGCTCGTCCTGGAACGGCTTCGATCCACAACAAGAAGTACTGGCAGCGGCAACCCTATGTCGGATTCGGGCTCGACGCTCACTCCATGCTGCGAGCCGACGATGGTAATCCCGTCCGATTCCGAATGGGAGACGACATGCAGGGTTTCTTGAACGGCTCTGGCTTCGCCGAGGTTCAACCAGTTCCTCGATCAGAGGCCTTGGAAGAAGCATGGTTTTTGGGTTTGCGAATGAATGACGGAGTGGCATTGCGTGATTTAGTGGGGGAGTTCGGCACCGTCGCCATTTGCTCCCATGACTCGGTGCTCAACGAGCTTTCATCGACAGGTCTGCTCGAGATCAACGATGGTCGAGTTCGTCTTACGGATCGCGGCAGGTTGTTATCGAACGAGGTCTTCGAATCCTTCCTCGTTGAAAAGCAAAACCATCTGACTGAACTAGTGACAATCGACTAA
- a CDS encoding ABC transporter ATP-binding protein: MSNQPEEDVIGKVYDSRLMGRLLRYLRPYKWQAGVSFVAILLKAACDVMGPFLFKVAIDNYLTAKRPEHPNWLARQLSPHPAAGITELAALYLAALLLTYLFEFVQTYLIQWMGQKVMFDLRSQIFRHIQGMHVGFFDRNPVGRLVTRLTSDVDALNEMFTSGVFAIFDDIFVLAGIVIIMLQMNWKLALLAFAVLPLIGVVTAIFRKYVRSSYRRIRSAIAKINAFTQEHISGMTVVQLFNREKRAFHDFEVVNRQHMVAFKDAILAYALYYPAVEILSTIAIALVLWRGGDGVLKGTVTVGVLVAFMQYSMRFFRPIQDLSDKYNILQAAMAASERVFQLLDTPTEIVNPTGSRAVPQSGRIEFRNVWFTYQRLDEDQKRRAASANPEELAQLGASIEWILRDVSFVIEPGQTAAIVGHTGAGKTTIVSLMMRFYDIQSGSILVDGVDVRLHDLKQLRQRFGVVLQDPFLFTGTIADNIRLGSSWITEEHMKQASRDVNLLDYIEGLPGGFDEAVRERGATLSTGRKQLINFARALAHDPKILILDEATSSVDTDTELLVRSALERMVTGRTSVVIAHRLSTVQRADVILVMHKGQLREMGTHQELLARRGLYYKLYQLQYKDQELPRFGFEPTATLVGSD; this comes from the coding sequence ATGAGCAACCAACCGGAAGAGGATGTAATCGGCAAGGTTTACGACAGCCGCCTGATGGGACGGCTGCTCAGGTACCTGCGCCCCTACAAGTGGCAGGCGGGGGTGTCGTTTGTCGCCATCCTGCTCAAAGCAGCTTGCGATGTGATGGGGCCGTTTCTGTTCAAGGTCGCTATCGACAACTATCTGACCGCAAAGCGGCCGGAGCATCCAAACTGGCTGGCGCGGCAGCTTAGCCCACATCCGGCTGCCGGGATTACTGAACTCGCCGCGCTGTACCTGGCCGCACTGCTGCTGACCTACCTCTTTGAATTCGTTCAGACCTACCTTATTCAGTGGATGGGCCAGAAGGTCATGTTCGACCTGCGCAGCCAGATCTTCCGGCACATTCAGGGAATGCATGTCGGCTTCTTCGACCGCAACCCCGTGGGTCGACTGGTCACCCGGCTCACCAGCGACGTCGATGCATTAAACGAGATGTTCACCTCGGGCGTCTTTGCGATCTTTGACGATATCTTTGTGCTCGCCGGAATCGTGATCATCATGCTCCAGATGAACTGGAAGCTGGCGCTTCTCGCTTTCGCAGTATTGCCGCTGATCGGGGTGGTGACGGCGATCTTCCGAAAATATGTTCGAAGCTCGTACCGCCGCATACGCTCGGCGATCGCTAAAATCAACGCCTTTACGCAGGAGCACATCAGCGGGATGACCGTGGTCCAGCTTTTCAATCGTGAAAAGCGGGCCTTCCACGATTTTGAGGTCGTCAATCGTCAGCACATGGTCGCTTTTAAGGACGCCATTCTGGCATATGCGCTCTATTATCCGGCGGTAGAAATCCTCTCGACCATTGCCATCGCTTTGGTACTCTGGCGAGGCGGGGACGGGGTGCTCAAAGGCACCGTCACCGTCGGCGTACTGGTTGCGTTCATGCAATACTCCATGAGGTTTTTCCGGCCGATTCAGGATCTCAGCGATAAATACAACATTCTGCAAGCGGCCATGGCGGCCAGCGAACGCGTCTTTCAGCTACTGGATACACCGACGGAGATCGTGAATCCAACCGGTTCGCGGGCGGTTCCTCAATCGGGCAGAATCGAGTTTCGGAACGTCTGGTTTACCTATCAGCGCCTCGACGAAGATCAGAAACGACGAGCGGCTTCCGCCAACCCCGAAGAGTTGGCGCAGCTTGGCGCATCGATCGAATGGATCCTTCGGGATGTCTCCTTCGTCATCGAACCCGGTCAGACTGCGGCAATAGTCGGCCACACTGGCGCGGGCAAGACTACCATCGTCAGTCTGATGATGCGCTTCTACGACATCCAAAGCGGCAGCATCCTGGTGGATGGCGTCGATGTCCGGCTTCATGACTTGAAACAACTACGGCAAAGATTTGGAGTTGTGCTGCAGGATCCGTTCCTGTTCACCGGAACAATTGCCGACAACATCCGGCTTGGTTCTTCGTGGATCACCGAGGAACACATGAAGCAGGCCTCCCGCGACGTCAATCTGCTCGACTATATTGAGGGGCTGCCTGGAGGGTTTGACGAAGCGGTTCGGGAGCGCGGGGCCACCCTCTCGACCGGGCGCAAGCAGCTGATTAATTTCGCCCGTGCTCTGGCCCATGATCCCAAGATTCTAATCCTGGACGAAGCTACTTCGAGTGTCGATACCGATACCGAATTACTCGTTCGATCCGCGCTTGAGCGTATGGTCACGGGCCGCACGTCGGTCGTCATCGCTCACCGTCTCTCGACCGTGCAGCGCGCCGACGTCATCCTGGTCATGCACAAAGGCCAGCTTCGCGAGATGGGCACGCATCAGGAACTGCTCGCCCGCCGCGGCCTCTATTACAAGCTGTATCAGCTGCAGTACAAGGACCAGGAACTGCCGCGTTTTGGTTTCGAACCAACCGCAACCCTGGTAGGCTCCGACTAA
- the lpxB gene encoding lipid-A-disaccharide synthase, which produces MGSNPSLILPPPVIFLSAGEASGEQYGTLLIEAIRKLSPGATFFGLGGQRMESAGLRRIVKAEDVAIMGITEVVRHMPRIYREYRKLKHSIRRRDGGRSGLPDAAVLIDFPDVNLSLARVLHRQGVPVVFFVSPQLWAWKKHRLKQVQRNVDKMLVIFPFEEAFYQGNGVEATFVGHPLADLPKPSISRAEFAEQNRLDPSKDWVALLPGSRGKEIDLNLPILLQVVEAMKDDHVEFILPLAPTLTAGHRHKVAAMVEAPSTARTAAKVTLVNDARAALFHARASVVASGTATVEAALMGNPFLVVYRISKLSYEVAKRVVKVPFVAMVNLIANEEVVPELIQGDFTTVNVVSHLRRLMHNENDRKIMKEKLSQVAARLHAIDPAQDAASMNTIPRVAAITLQLISRKHSGALDSSPALASKA; this is translated from the coding sequence GTGGGATCCAACCCATCCCTCATCCTTCCCCCGCCGGTTATCTTCCTCTCTGCCGGAGAAGCCAGCGGGGAGCAATACGGCACCCTGCTCATCGAGGCCATCCGAAAGCTCTCTCCAGGCGCGACATTCTTCGGATTAGGCGGCCAGCGAATGGAATCTGCTGGGCTTCGCCGGATCGTCAAAGCGGAAGATGTCGCTATCATGGGGATTACCGAAGTCGTTCGGCACATGCCTCGTATTTACCGCGAATATCGGAAGTTGAAACACAGTATCCGGCGACGTGACGGCGGCCGGAGCGGACTTCCCGACGCCGCGGTGCTGATCGACTTCCCCGACGTCAACCTGAGCCTCGCCCGGGTGCTCCACCGGCAGGGAGTACCGGTAGTGTTCTTTGTCAGCCCTCAGCTTTGGGCCTGGAAGAAACATCGCCTCAAACAAGTTCAACGGAATGTGGACAAGATGCTGGTGATTTTCCCCTTTGAAGAGGCTTTCTACCAGGGCAATGGAGTCGAGGCCACTTTCGTGGGCCATCCGCTGGCCGATCTGCCGAAACCATCGATCTCCCGGGCCGAATTCGCTGAGCAGAACCGTCTCGATCCCAGCAAAGATTGGGTCGCCTTGCTGCCGGGAAGCCGAGGGAAGGAGATTGATCTGAACCTTCCCATCCTCCTGCAGGTGGTGGAAGCGATGAAAGACGATCATGTCGAATTCATCCTCCCGCTGGCGCCAACCCTAACTGCGGGACACCGACATAAGGTTGCGGCCATGGTTGAAGCTCCATCGACAGCGCGTACCGCCGCCAAGGTCACGCTCGTAAATGATGCTCGCGCCGCGCTCTTCCATGCGCGTGCCAGTGTCGTGGCGAGCGGCACGGCAACCGTTGAAGCGGCGCTGATGGGCAATCCCTTCCTGGTTGTCTACCGCATCTCAAAGCTTAGCTATGAAGTAGCGAAGCGGGTGGTTAAGGTGCCTTTTGTGGCTATGGTGAATTTGATCGCCAACGAAGAGGTCGTTCCAGAGTTGATCCAGGGTGACTTTACTACGGTCAATGTCGTCTCACATTTGCGGCGGCTGATGCACAATGAGAATGATCGGAAAATCATGAAGGAGAAGCTGTCTCAGGTTGCGGCTCGGCTCCACGCAATAGACCCAGCTCAAGATGCCGCATCGATGAACACGATTCCTCGGGTTGCCGCAATAACGTTGCAGTTGATTTCGCGAAAACATAGTGGCGCTCTCGACTCCTCTCCAGCGCTTGCGAGTAAGGCTTAA
- a CDS encoding M1 family aminopeptidase — MKICGVRLLKKNNPPVAILAALMAVVFLGASPLRAAEKPTINITAYTIDAQLDPDAHSLKATARVTFTSLEPLDTVAFQLHGALKVNKVTDSANHVLSGERGTDATIRLTLPAALSKGQTTTFTFDYEGVLSGSEESPVEGLKLASIGSPISYLFYPARWFPMTGYLTDRFTADIHISVPEGYRVAGSGAVTPITQSGGTFEFRWDKPGFPGTIIAGKFNPIAAPSASYVHIWTTDARKSTAPEFADTAAKEFNFFTGIFGPAESVHFNVVEIPDDTLPAYWAPEIAAIPGSRMSSKGNFRLLANTVSRQWWGSQVSPATLNDAWITNGMSRYAELMYLEEEGGQSALQKAVVDVSAGALAYDTIPLSGIGRDDAFSPEFQSSTLEKGALVFHMLRWEVGDDSFRNILKATLTQFADKPIRTSDFMKLAESQSQQQLTAFFAQWIDGTGAPEFTDKYTVYRLGNNKGFRTIGEIGQDLDLFRMPVELKIETDGKTETRRIDVVGTDSQYVVDTFGRPRHISLDPNNWLLKNSPDMTVRIAILRGQQLIAQGDTTGAIGEYQKALTANPNSSLASYRIGEALFNQRNYQASANAYRDALRGDDDPKWTEVWSHIQLGKIFDVTGQRDRAVNEYREAVQTNDNTQGALNEARQYLQAPYKREESND; from the coding sequence ATGAAGATTTGCGGCGTCCGCTTGTTGAAGAAGAACAATCCACCCGTGGCAATTCTTGCTGCGCTCATGGCGGTGGTGTTTCTCGGCGCCTCGCCGCTGCGCGCTGCCGAAAAGCCGACCATCAACATTACCGCGTACACCATCGATGCCCAGCTTGACCCGGATGCCCACTCGCTGAAAGCGACCGCCCGCGTCACCTTCACCTCGCTCGAGCCGCTCGACACCGTAGCCTTCCAGTTGCATGGCGCGCTCAAGGTCAACAAAGTTACTGACAGCGCCAATCACGTGCTTTCAGGCGAGCGCGGCACGGATGCAACCATCCGTCTCACGCTGCCGGCAGCATTGTCGAAGGGTCAGACTACCACCTTCACCTTTGACTATGAGGGCGTCCTCTCCGGCTCGGAGGAAAGCCCGGTAGAAGGGCTCAAGCTGGCCTCCATAGGCAGCCCCATCAGCTACCTCTTCTATCCCGCGCGCTGGTTCCCGATGACCGGTTATTTGACGGACCGGTTCACTGCCGACATCCATATCTCTGTGCCTGAGGGGTACCGTGTGGCGGGTAGCGGCGCTGTAACCCCGATCACCCAATCGGGCGGGACCTTTGAGTTTCGCTGGGACAAGCCCGGCTTTCCCGGCACCATCATCGCTGGAAAATTCAACCCAATTGCCGCGCCCAGTGCGTCTTACGTGCATATCTGGACTACGGATGCACGCAAATCGACGGCGCCGGAGTTCGCCGACACTGCGGCCAAAGAGTTTAATTTTTTCACCGGCATCTTCGGACCAGCCGAGTCTGTCCACTTCAACGTTGTCGAAATTCCGGACGATACGCTGCCTGCCTACTGGGCCCCTGAGATCGCGGCGATTCCCGGGTCAAGGATGTCCTCAAAGGGCAATTTCCGGTTGCTGGCCAACACAGTCTCGCGGCAATGGTGGGGAAGCCAAGTCTCGCCCGCAACTCTCAACGATGCCTGGATCACCAACGGCATGTCCCGTTATGCCGAACTGATGTATCTCGAAGAGGAAGGCGGCCAGTCTGCCTTGCAGAAAGCAGTCGTCGATGTCTCCGCCGGCGCGCTCGCCTACGATACGATTCCGCTCTCGGGCATCGGGCGGGACGACGCGTTTAGTCCCGAGTTTCAGTCTTCGACGCTTGAAAAAGGCGCGCTTGTCTTTCATATGCTTCGCTGGGAGGTTGGCGACGATAGCTTTCGCAATATCTTGAAGGCGACCCTGACTCAATTCGCCGATAAGCCGATCCGGACATCCGACTTTATGAAGCTGGCGGAATCACAATCCCAACAACAATTGACTGCCTTCTTTGCTCAATGGATTGACGGGACCGGAGCGCCAGAGTTTACTGATAAGTACACGGTTTACAGGCTTGGCAATAATAAGGGCTTTCGGACAATCGGGGAGATCGGCCAGGATCTCGATCTCTTTCGGATGCCCGTTGAACTCAAGATCGAGACCGACGGCAAGACTGAAACTCGGCGGATCGACGTGGTGGGCACTGACTCTCAATATGTAGTGGATACCTTCGGCCGTCCTCGCCATATTTCGCTTGATCCCAACAACTGGCTGCTCAAGAACTCACCTGACATGACAGTTCGTATCGCCATCCTTCGCGGTCAGCAACTCATTGCCCAGGGAGATACGACCGGGGCGATCGGTGAGTATCAGAAAGCCCTCACCGCCAATCCAAACAGCTCCCTGGCCAGCTACCGCATCGGGGAGGCACTCTTCAACCAACGGAACTATCAAGCCTCGGCGAATGCTTACCGCGATGCACTTCGGGGTGACGACGACCCGAAATGGACGGAAGTCTGGAGCCATATTCAACTGGGCAAGATCTTCGATGTGACCGGCCAACGGGACCGCGCCGTCAACGAGTATCGAGAGGCCGTGCAAACCAACGACAATACCCAGGGAGCGCTGAACGAGGCCCGTCAATACCTGCAAGCTCCTTATAAGCGCGAAGAATCCAACGATTAA